A genome region from Pygocentrus nattereri isolate fPygNat1 chromosome 10, fPygNat1.pri, whole genome shotgun sequence includes the following:
- the insm1b gene encoding insulinoma-associated protein 1b codes for MPKGFLVKRNKRAALVSYRIRCDEDAQAACGASNPDIAPTSSSPSSASSASPPSSSSSPPPPVLAAPPQRLPPCLSEAPLHARAANPPVQFGTPEVACQPLYSPTRPVSKEHDRTRYFERSFNLGSPISAESFPCTPASLTGLDHILFAPVDLKIGTSRSSRTGSASGSGGTKRLQADGAERKSKSSAKKPKAMRKLHFEDEVTTSPVLGLRIKEGPVEPKPRAAGASSSSSSSGNGKPLGEFICQLCKEEYADPFALAQHKCSRIVRVEYRCPECDKVFSCPANLASHRRWHKPRAQAQAGTKGDPSKPPAALRAFTVATKEASGELARERDSSSSASSPRSPEGFESESGSEDGRSVKSFKRHAHKPARAESPDSAASSGEDAPSPSAPNAAERLLSCPVCGESAAGGASLERHVRLLHAAHVFPCKHCPATFYSSPGLTRHVNKCHPTEKRQVVLLHVPVRPAC; via the coding sequence ATGCCCAAAGGCTTCCTGGTGAAGAGAAACAAGCGAGCGGCGCTCGTTTCCTACCGGATTCGCTGTGATGAGGATGCTCAAGCTGCCTGCGGCGCCTCGAACCCGGACATCGCCCccacatcatcatcaccatcatcagcatcatcagcatcacCACCGTCTTCATCCTCCTCTCCACCGCCGCCAGTACTCGCAGCCCCGCCACAGCGGCTGCCTCCGTGTTTGTCGGAGGCGCCGCTTCACGCTCGCGCCGCGAACCCTCCGGTGCAGTTCGGCACCCCGGAAGTTGCGTGCCAGCCGCTGTACAGCCCCACGCGGCCCGTCAGCAAGGAGCACGACCGGACGCGCTACTTCGAGAGGAGTTTTAACCTGGGCTCGCCCATTTCCGCCGAGTCCTTCCCCTGCACCCCCGCCTCCCTCACCGGCCTGGACCACATCCTGTTCGCACCCGTGGACTTGAAGATCGGCACGAGCCGGAGCAGCCGGACAGGGAGCGCGAGCGGCAGCGGAGGTACCAAGCGGCTTCAAGCTGACGGCGCCGAGAGGAAGAGCAAAAGCAGCGCCAAGAAACCCAAAGCCATGCGCAAGCTCCACTTCGAGGACGAGGTGACCACGTCCCCGGTGCTGGGGCTGCGGATCAAAGAGGGGCCCGTGGAACCAAAGCCGCGCGCAGCCGGGGCGTCCTCGTCTTCATCCTCCTCAGGCAACGGCAAGCCGCTGGGCGAGTTCATCTGCCAGCTGTGCAAGGAAGAGTACGCGGACCCGTTCGCTCTGGCGCAGCACAAGTGCTCGCGCATCGTGCGGGTGGAGTACCGGTGCCCCGAGTGCGACAAAGTTTTCAGCTGCCCGGCCAACCTCGCTTCTCACCGCCGCTGGCACAAACCGCGCGCGCAGGCGCAAGCAGGCACCAAAGGTGACCCCTCCAAACCCCCAGCCGCCCTGCGAGCCTTTACCGTAGCCACCAAGGAGGCCAGTGGGGAGCTGGCGCGCGAGAGAGACTCCTCCTCTTCCGCCTCCTCCCCGCGGAGCCCCGAGGGGTTCGAGTCCGAGTCCGGCTCCGAGGACGGCCGCAGCGTCAAGAGCTTCAAACGGCACGCGCACAAACCCGCCAGAGCCGAGAGCCCGGACAGCGCAGCATCCTCCGGCGAGGACGCGCCCAGCCCGAGCGCGCCGAACGCGGCCGAGCGCCTTCTCTCGTGCCCCGTGTGCGGCGAGAGCGCGGCCGGCGGCGCGAGTCTGGAGCGCCACGTGCGCCTACTGCACGCAGCCCACGTGTTCCCTTGCAAACACTGTCCGGCCACTTTCTACAGCTCGCCGGGCCTCACCAGGCACGTCAACAAGTGCCACCCCACGGAGAAGAGGCAGGTAGTGCTGTTGCACGTGCCTGTGCGCCCCGCGTGCTga